The following coding sequences are from one Methanococcoides orientis window:
- a CDS encoding tyrosine-protein kinase family protein, with product MGKSIAVHSSKGGSGKTSFSINLAFAYASAGKSVCLLDADLKAPSVFNYMFPDSDCWLNDVLDGKCGIMDAIVEVVDDSVAPGKLCVGYCNPDIDAVREISGKDRKWQSKALKIIMGIKNDLFSSGIDVLIIDTGPGVDFTSVNAIAAADYVIMVTRPDRSHQKYMEQIIDGIYIPLDKDYGVIMNKCHEKDPISISGMTNSEVPLLASIPCLCDIALRGDSEVLVVTDPENPFSKAVFTVVKNIEECLSLSD from the coding sequence ATGGGAAAAAGTATCGCGGTACATTCATCAAAAGGTGGTTCAGGTAAAACCTCTTTTTCTATCAACCTTGCATTTGCATATGCATCCGCCGGGAAGAGCGTATGCCTCCTTGATGCCGATCTTAAGGCTCCAAGTGTTTTTAATTATATGTTTCCTGATTCTGACTGCTGGCTGAACGATGTCCTTGATGGTAAATGTGGTATCATGGATGCGATCGTTGAGGTCGTTGATGACTCAGTAGCACCTGGTAAGTTATGTGTGGGCTATTGCAATCCTGACATCGATGCAGTTCGTGAGATTTCGGGCAAGGATCGTAAATGGCAGTCAAAGGCCCTAAAGATCATCATGGGCATAAAGAATGATCTGTTCTCTTCCGGAATAGATGTGCTTATCATCGATACAGGTCCCGGTGTGGATTTCACCTCGGTTAATGCAATAGCTGCAGCGGATTATGTGATAATGGTGACCAGGCCTGACAGATCTCACCAGAAATATATGGAGCAGATCATTGATGGTATTTATATTCCGCTTGACAAAGATTATGGTGTCATTATGAACAAGTGTCATGAAAAGGATCCTATCTCAATATCCGGTATGACCAATTCGGAGGTTCCTTTACTGGCATCAATACCCTGCCTTTGTGATATTGCCCTGAGGGGCGATTCAGAAGTATTGGTGGTCACAGATCCGGAAAATCCTTTCTCAAAAGCTGTTTTCACAGTTGTTAAGAATATCGAAGAGTGCCTTTCCCTAAGTGATTAA
- a CDS encoding bifunctional 5,6,7,8-tetrahydromethanopterin hydro-lyase/3-hexulose-6-phosphate synthase, whose amino-acid sequence MMFIGEALIGEAPELAHVDLMIGDKEGPVGQAFATGMTQLSAGHTPLLSVIRPNLPTKPSTLIVPKVTVKNMDQASQIFGPAQAAVAKAIADAVEEGIVPKDQAEDLVIIASVFIHPQAVDYNRIFRYNYGATKLALKRALDNFPSIDTVLEEKDKSSHAIMGFKVSRLWDAPYLQVALDNPNIDAIRNVVKQLPKSDHLILEAGTPLIKRYGVDVITKLREIKPDAFIVADLKTLDTGNLEARMVADATADAIVVSALAPIATLNKAIAEAHKTGISAVMDTLNQPDPVAVLEQLDELPDVVELHRAIDIEETAHAWGSIEGIKAIGEKRNKKILVAVAGGVRVDTISAALGAGADILVVGRAITNSKDIKQAADQFIEGLNKPEIDQFRVMTDF is encoded by the coding sequence ATGATGTTTATTGGAGAAGCACTAATTGGCGAGGCACCAGAACTCGCACACGTCGATCTTATGATCGGGGACAAGGAGGGACCTGTCGGACAGGCGTTCGCAACAGGTATGACCCAGCTTTCAGCAGGTCACACTCCTCTTCTTTCCGTCATTCGCCCGAACTTACCAACAAAGCCATCTACACTGATCGTTCCAAAAGTGACAGTGAAGAATATGGATCAGGCCTCACAGATATTTGGTCCTGCTCAGGCAGCTGTTGCTAAGGCTATCGCTGATGCAGTGGAAGAAGGAATTGTCCCGAAAGACCAGGCTGAAGACCTTGTGATCATCGCAAGCGTATTCATCCATCCACAGGCTGTTGACTACAACCGTATCTTCAGGTACAACTACGGTGCTACAAAACTTGCTCTTAAGCGCGCACTGGACAATTTCCCATCCATCGACACTGTGCTCGAAGAGAAGGACAAGTCCTCACACGCAATTATGGGATTCAAGGTATCAAGGCTCTGGGATGCCCCATACCTGCAGGTTGCACTTGACAATCCAAACATCGATGCTATTCGCAATGTCGTCAAGCAGCTTCCAAAGAGCGACCACCTTATCCTGGAAGCAGGTACACCTCTTATCAAACGCTATGGTGTGGACGTAATCACCAAGCTTCGTGAGATCAAGCCTGACGCATTCATCGTTGCTGACCTTAAGACACTTGATACAGGTAACCTTGAGGCACGTATGGTAGCAGATGCAACCGCAGACGCTATTGTCGTTTCCGCACTTGCACCTATTGCAACACTTAACAAGGCTATCGCAGAAGCACACAAGACCGGTATCTCTGCTGTCATGGACACACTGAACCAGCCAGACCCTGTAGCTGTACTTGAACAGCTTGACGAGCTTCCTGATGTCGTCGAACTTCACCGTGCGATCGATATCGAAGAGACTGCTCACGCATGGGGCAGTATCGAGGGTATCAAGGCGATCGGTGAGAAGCGCAACAAGAAGATCCTTGTAGCAGTTGCAGGCGGTGTACGTGTTGACACTATCTCCGCTGCACTTGGCGCAGGAGCTGACATCCTCGTTGTTGGAAGGGCTATCACCAACTCCAAGGACATCAAGCAGGCAGCTGACCAGTTCATTGAAGGTCTGAACAAGCCTGAGATCGACCAGTTCAGAGTAATGACCGATTTCTAA
- the tpiA gene encoding triose-phosphate isomerase — MKPLIVLNLKTYLEGTGEGAVRIAEACRAVGEESGIEIAVAPQLCDVYRVASQVDVPVYSQHIDGVGAGSFTGHVFARCVKDAGAVGTLINHSERRLNLADIEASITTAKGEGLRTIVCTNNIATTAAAAALGPDFVAVEPPELIGSGIPVSKADPEVVRGSVTAVERIDSDVKVLCGAGISKGEDLKAAMELGSVGVLLASGIVKAKDPKAALEDLVSLI; from the coding sequence ATGAAACCATTGATCGTATTGAATCTGAAGACCTATCTTGAAGGTACTGGAGAAGGTGCTGTCAGGATCGCTGAGGCCTGCAGAGCCGTAGGCGAGGAAAGTGGCATCGAGATCGCAGTGGCACCTCAGCTTTGTGATGTCTACAGGGTTGCATCCCAGGTGGATGTGCCGGTGTACTCACAGCATATTGATGGTGTTGGTGCCGGAAGTTTCACAGGTCATGTTTTTGCAAGATGCGTCAAGGACGCCGGTGCAGTCGGCACACTTATCAATCACTCCGAGCGCCGCCTGAACCTTGCGGATATTGAAGCATCCATTACCACTGCAAAGGGAGAAGGTCTTCGCACGATAGTGTGTACCAATAACATCGCTACGACAGCAGCAGCAGCTGCACTGGGACCTGACTTCGTTGCAGTGGAGCCACCGGAACTTATCGGTTCAGGTATTCCTGTTTCAAAAGCAGATCCTGAGGTCGTAAGAGGTTCAGTTACTGCCGTTGAGCGCATCGATTCTGATGTGAAGGTGCTCTGTGGTGCAGGTATCTCAAAAGGAGAAGACCTTAAGGCTGCAATGGAACTCGGTTCTGTTGGAGTTCTCCTGGCATCCGGTATTGTCAAGGCTAAAGATCCAAAGGCTGCGCTTGAGGATCTGGTAAGCCTGATCTGA